The stretch of DNA CAGCTCGGCGCCGGCGCGATCACGCTGGCCATCCAGGACGGCGAATCGCTCGAGGTGGATGTCCGCGGCCAGCTGTTCGCGGTTGGTGCCGAACCTGTCCAGGTGCCTCTCGCACCCGTCCCGGAGCCGGAGTCCACGGTGTTCCCGAGCGGACATCCGACGGCGAGCATTCCGGTGGTGCGTGCCACTAACGACGTGCCGCGCCCGGCTGCCTAGTCTCCGCCCGCCGTCGTCCGCTCCGTCTCAGGTGAGCGGTCCAGCGGGTGGGCCAGTTCGTCCTCGGACATCCGTGCCGCCATCATGGCGATGACCGCCATGATGGGGCACACGCCCCCGGCCACCACGAAGATCAGCCAGATGGGCAGGACTTCGGCGGCGGGCCCGGCCAAGGCCATGGATACCGGCATCAGCGCGAGTGAAACAAAGAAATCCAGGCTGGACACCCGGCCCAGGAGGTGCGGCGGAACGCGCCGCTGGAGCAGGGTGCCCCAGATGACCATGCCCACACTGCCGGTGGCGCCGAAAATGAACAGTGCCGCCGCGATGGTCCAGAAGTTATCCATGATCCCGACGGCGGCGAGCGGCAGGCTGCCGGCGCCCCAGCTCACCATCATCACCGTGAGGTAGCGCCGCGGCAGCCGCAGGGAGGCAGTGAGCAGCGAGCCCAACGCGGCGCCCACGCCCATCACGGCCAGCAGGAAGCCAAACACGCTGGAGTCGCCGCCGAGCTGGTCGCGGACCACAAACGGGAGCAGCACCTCGATGGGGCCGATCAGGAACAGCACCGAGATGCACGCCCAGATCAAGGTCCAGAGCAGCCACGGGGTCCGCAGTGTATAGCTGACACCTTCGCGGAGGTCCTGGAAAAAGGATCTTGTGCCGCGCGCTGCGACGCCGCCGTCGTCCGCGCCGTCCACCGGCGCGGCCAGTCCGTGCCGGCCCAGGAAGTTCAGGATGATGAAGGCCGAAAGGTGGCACAGGGCCACCGCCGTCACGGCGTGCGAGGGCGACAGGGCAGCCACCACAACGCCCGCCACGGCAGGCCCGGCGGCCTGCTGGAGCACCGGCCGCATGGACCCCTCCATGCCGTTGGCGGCGAGAAGGTCCTCCGCAGGGAGGATCCGCGGCAGGATGGCCGAATAGGCAGGGAAGAAGAAGGCAGCGCCCACGCCGAGCACAAAGGCGCCCGCAGCAACATGCCAAAGCTGTAGCCAGCCTGCGAGGGCCAGCCCGCTGATGGCAGCGATCACCGCCAGGTTGGCTCCCTCCACGGCGATGATCAGGCGGCGCTGCGGAATCCGGTCAGCGGCGATGCCCCCGGCCAGGACAAAGGCCACCAGGCCCACGCTGCCGGCAGCGGCCACCAGGGACAGTTCCAGCGGTTCGCCGCCGAGATGGATCACCTGGTAGACCATGGCCACGGCCCACATGCCGGAGCCGAAAATGGAGATGGCCAGCGCGGAAATCAGTACCCGGTACTCACGGTGGACAAAGGGCCGCAAGGCTTTGGGAGCGGGCATAGGGTAAGTCTAGGCTTCACCCGCCGTGCCCTGGCATGGTGCTCAGCAACCTTAGTATTGAGGAAAGGCCGCAAACCACGGCCTGCGAGACCAACAGAGGTGACCATGGCCAAGCGCAGCAATCCCGCAGTACGAATCGCACACGAAACCGCCCACAACGCAGTGTTCGACGCAGACGGCAAACCCAAGCCCGGCGTCCACACTGTGCTCCTCCGCGCGGTGGAGATCCAGCGCCCGCTGGTCCTGGCGTACATCCGCCGGCTCCAGAAAAAGCACCCGGGCGCCACCGCCGCCCGGCTGGCAGACATCCTGGAACGCGATTATCTCCGTGCGGTTACCGGCGGCGGCGCCGTCGTCGGGGCAACGGCCGTGGTGCCCGGCGTCGGCACCGTGGCATCCCTGGGACTCTCAGCCGCAGCGACGGTCGGGTTCCTCGAAGCAACCGCCCTCTACGCCACCTCCCTTGCAGAGCTCCACGGCATCCGCCTCACCAACCCGGAAAAGGCCAGCACCATGGTGATGGCCCTCATGCTGGGCGAGGAGGGAACAGCCCTGCTCGGAACACTCAGCGGCCAGGCCGCCGGCAACGGCATGAACGCCACCAGGGCCTGGGGCAACGTGTTGTCCAAATCCACCGTGCCCGGCTTCGGCTCGATCCGGAACCGCATCCAGAAAGCCTTCCTCAAAAACCTCCTCAAACGGCAGGGGACTGCCCTGTTCGGCCGGGCGCTGCCGTTCGGCATCGGCGCGGTGGTGGGCGGAGCCGGTAACCTCATCATGGGGCGGGCAGTGGTGTCGAACGCCAAGGAAGCGTTTGGTCCCATGCCGGACACCATCCCCGGCGAGCTCAACGCCGCCGCACCGGAGCACCTGACGCTGGAAGGCAACAATTTTGGACCTCAACGCTGACCTCGGCGAATCATTCGGCTCGTGGACCATGGGGGACGACGCCGCCATGTTCCAGCTGGTCACGAGCGCCAACGTGGCCTGCGGGTTCCATGCCGGCGACCCCGTCACCATGCTGGACAGCTGCCGCGCTGCGTACGAGCTGGATGTAACTGTCGGGGCACACGTGGGCTACCGCGACCTCGCCGGTTTCGGCCGCCGCTCGCTGGACATGTCCTTCGACGAGTTGTTTGGCGATGTGTTGTACCAGTTGGGCGCGCTCGACGGCGTGGCGCACGCCGTGGGTGCCTCCGTGGACTACGTGAAACCGCACGGCGCGCTGTACAACCGGCTGGTCCACGACGCCGAGCAGGCCTCCGCAGTGGTGGCGGCCGTGAACTCCTACGATCCCGGCCTGCCCATCCTGGGCCTGCCCGGGTCCGAGCTGCTGAAGCAGGCGAAGGAAGCCGGGCACCCGGTCTTCATCGAAGCCTTTGTGGACCGCGCCTATCAGGCCGACGGGACATTGGTGCCGCGGTCGCAGGAAGGTGCCGTCCTGCACGACGTCGACGCGATCGTTGAGCGGGCCGTGCGCCTTGCCACCAGGGGTGAAGTCGTGGCCCTGGACGGGACCGTGGTCCAGGTGCAGCCGGACTCACTGTGCATCCACGGCGACACCCCCGGCGCAGTGGGGATGGCAGCGGCGGTCAGGGCAGGGCTTGAAGCCGCCGGTGTGGAGCTGGAAGCGTTCGCCTAGCAGCACTCACCCGAAGATCAGGTGCGCCACCGTAAAGATCGCCAGGCCGGCCAAGGAGCCCACCACGGTTCCGTTGATCCGGATGAACTGCAGGTCCTTGCCCACCTGCAGCTCGATCTTCTGGGACGTTTCCTCGGCATCCCACCGGGCCACCGTATCCGTGATGACCGCGGCGATATCGGACCGGTAGGTACGTACCAGGTAGCCAGCGGCGTCG from Pseudarthrobacter siccitolerans encodes:
- a CDS encoding MFS transporter, whose product is MPAPKALRPFVHREYRVLISALAISIFGSGMWAVAMVYQVIHLGGEPLELSLVAAAGSVGLVAFVLAGGIAADRIPQRRLIIAVEGANLAVIAAISGLALAGWLQLWHVAAGAFVLGVGAAFFFPAYSAILPRILPAEDLLAANGMEGSMRPVLQQAAGPAVAGVVVAALSPSHAVTAVALCHLSAFIILNFLGRHGLAAPVDGADDGGVAARGTRSFFQDLREGVSYTLRTPWLLWTLIWACISVLFLIGPIEVLLPFVVRDQLGGDSSVFGFLLAVMGVGAALGSLLTASLRLPRRYLTVMMVSWGAGSLPLAAVGIMDNFWTIAAALFIFGATGSVGMVIWGTLLQRRVPPHLLGRVSSLDFFVSLALMPVSMALAGPAAEVLPIWLIFVVAGGVCPIMAVIAMMAARMSEDELAHPLDRSPETERTTAGGD
- a CDS encoding LamB/YcsF family protein; protein product: MDLNADLGESFGSWTMGDDAAMFQLVTSANVACGFHAGDPVTMLDSCRAAYELDVTVGAHVGYRDLAGFGRRSLDMSFDELFGDVLYQLGALDGVAHAVGASVDYVKPHGALYNRLVHDAEQASAVVAAVNSYDPGLPILGLPGSELLKQAKEAGHPVFIEAFVDRAYQADGTLVPRSQEGAVLHDVDAIVERAVRLATRGEVVALDGTVVQVQPDSLCIHGDTPGAVGMAAAVRAGLEAAGVELEAFA